A section of the Balearica regulorum gibbericeps isolate bBalReg1 chromosome W, bBalReg1.pri, whole genome shotgun sequence genome encodes:
- the LOC142599157 gene encoding uncharacterized protein LOC142599157 produces the protein MNIMNCLIRLITLFCILSLICSQRNIEWPWSQAIMGPYPKDRSPNLATVVMHESEVYHPPEWEWDRKDWVRVLTGTIGEKIQVGCRKMEGSLHEKASSITITGNLLDPSSNLTMRLCPTTEWKCNKQDSLIKCCRQQNVGNYSLDPSTNNVEITKLCIKEQGDCWHNFTLTKPVYVVCNWRPNPLTGGLLGLTFKFKINVVTKPPVMLVAVVTHAGTDTLFTLTSKSEVTPSFMVPQGNDITIRCRLITESRIEPINTYENGPHGPILCKDQNLDCWLNLTAVQYSRKVICGKNNTKYWGELKIDVIIPTTQSIVALNPKIFEIGPYVIRNTGLQQMLFNPAWSLKQVELSMQNNVSDIQPAYSPFLKISYEGWTTWLQKRTLTMKRTRRDLTGVLGTGLGVLNSIDSEVIMNKLAASISDLARIQQPLRSSLLALGTNQWLLSNILPTWERINVRDHELITDALGVIQNNLSLALSCIQAQLWMQSVAASIIREGEEGTLPTEIRKIIWDSATDFEKELQSWWSLVNFTYDPVTNTATTFVLTISNATKYSIYPIIALGINHNGTILYPSEHRVWARRMNEKWQTVNLESCIVREQQGFVCEGNAIEAQDICLDTEQNICHFEVHPNENPETILIYIGKGCVCLRTVCDFLYVDEVVVEIKNHSNFCVCNFTKIDGCDFSYSTSVTSHQLLQSNYMLIHELLPIPIGMNLTLVKQLLRRKDLIEILEKTKENGQKTLITVHHNVKEIHRVFERVQRDAELKWWDTLFGWSPTATGILNELCHPIMILLILVLISMTLSVILYVITWKMMNWLTYLKKQITRETSLTHMIIQAVAKQQNRQTIPEFPPTHRK, from the coding sequence atgaatattatgaattgtttgattAGGCTGATaacacttttttgtattttatcactAATCTGTAGCCAAAGAAATATAGAATGGCCATGGTCCCAAGCTATTATGGGACCATACCCCAAAGACCGTTCCCCAAATTTAGCCACTGTGGTAATGCATGAATCTGAAGTTTACCACCCACCTGAGTGggaatgggacagaaaggactGGGTCCGTGTCTTGACAGgaacaattggagaaaaaatccaagtaggatgcagaaagatggaaggatctcttcatgagaaagcttcttcaATTACCATCACCGGAAATCTATTAGACCCTAGTTCTAATCTTACAATGAgactctgtcccaccacagaatggaaatgtaacaaacaagaTTCTCTCATTAAGTGTTGCCGCCAGCAGAATGTCGGTAATTACTCCTTAGACCCTAGTACCAATAATGTTGAAATCACCAAACTCTGTATTAAGGAACAAGgagattgttggcacaattttactttgactaaGCCAGTTTATGTGGTGTGCAATTGGCGACCTAATCCATTGACAGGAGGATTATTAGGCCTTACAtttaaattcaagataaatgttgtAACTAAACCCCCAGTGATGCTTGTTGCAGTAGTCACGCACGCTGGCACAGATACCCTTTTTACGTTAACTAGTAAAAGTGAAGTCACCCCCTCTTTTATGGTACCACAAGGGAATGACATCACAATAAGATGCAGATTAATCACTGAATCTCGCATTGAACCTATAAACACTTATGAAAATGGACCACATGGccctattttgtgtaaagatcaaaatttagactgttgGTTAAATTTGACTGCCGTACAATACTCCCGTAAAGTAAtatgtggtaaaaataacaccaaatactgGGGAGAACTCAAAATAGACGTTATAATACCTACTACCCAATCAATTGTTGCGCTTAACccgaaaatctttgaaattggaccatatgtgatcagaaatacaggcttgcaacaaatgttgtttaaccCGGCATGGTCTCTCAAACAAGTTGAattgtcaatgcaaaacaatgtttcagatattcaaCCAGCTTattcacctttcttaaaaatctcatatgagGGGTGGACAACCTGGCTACAAAAACGAACTCTTACTATGAAAAGAACACGGAGAGACTTGACCggtgttttgggaacaggattgggagttttaaatagcattgattcagaagtaataatgaacaaattggCTGCCTCAATTAGTGATTTGGCTAGAATACAACAACCTTTACGATCTTCTTTATTGGCTTTAGGAACTAACCAGTGGCTGTTGTCAAATATATtacccacatgggaaagaataaatgtaagggaccacgagttaattacggacgcacttggggtgatccaaaataacctctccttggctctcagtTGTATCCAGGCTCAATTATGGATGCAGTCGGTAGCTGCctcaattataagagaaggcgaagaaggcactctccctactgaaattaggaaaataatttgggacagtgctactgattttgagaaagaactccagtcctggtggagcctggtaaactttacttatgatcccgttacaaacacagctacaacttttgtgctcactatatctaatgctactaaatactcaatttatCCCATTATTGCATTAGGGATAAACCACAACGGAACTATACTCTATCCTTCCGAGCATAGAGTATGGGCCCGAaggatgaatgaaaaatggcaaactgttaatCTGGAATCTTGCATCGTGCGGgaacaacaaggatttgtctgtgaaggtaATGCAATTGAGGCACAAGATATTTGTCTGgatactgaacaaaatatttgccattttgaggttcatcctaacgaaaaccctgaaaccatacttatatatattggcaagggctgtgtatgcttgagaactgtttgtgattttttataTGTAGATGAGGTAGTGGTAGAGattaaaaatcattcaaatttttgtgtttgtaattttactaagattgatggatgtgacttttcttattcGACCTCGGTCACATCGCACCAACTTTTGCAGTCTAATTACATGTTGATTCATGAATTATTACCTATCCCCATTGGAATGAATCTCACTTTAGTAAAACAGTTATTACGACGCAAGgatttgattgaaattctggaaaaaactAAGGAAAACGGACAGAAAACCCTAATAACTGTTCAtcacaatgtgaaagaaatacatcgagtttttgaaagagtgcagagagatgcagaacttaaatggtgggacacaCTTTTCGGATGGTCGCCTACTGCTACAGGCATCCTAAACGAGTTGTGTCACCCCATCATGATTCTCTTAAtattggttttgatcagtatgaCCTTGTCAGTAATATTGTATGtcataacttggaaaatgatgaattggttaacatatctgaaaaaacaaattactcgtgaaacttctctcactcatatgatcatccaagctgttgcaaaacagcaaaatagacaaacaatcccagagtttcctccaacacatagaaaataa